Proteins encoded within one genomic window of Spirulina major PCC 6313:
- a CDS encoding DEAD/DEAH box helicase — protein MAILHGSWICKPSESYFFLWGETWRLAAPTRTEAPVEVATHPAAMSGPKLQDYVRSRSFWPAELTTDLLICREIFALPSRGDRPSARRRSRSDSSELLPVLSGDEQDISDIGKLPLHWWQVEGVKLPAAEAAIFLRHLPLNSFQVRKASLGDALRFWSHLYRWSLDLLARGKVLPGVLDQTAGWYPLLDSAVDQARLTMFAKAMPGLCRAYATEQTLWAKPKRKDPWIDAQTVVLNFLSYVVDAQIRPWVSFAPSGQRESLAQPWLHALAQPEQAKVETTPEALRRLDTVLTTWRSPVQDAIATPATEKLNQNQFRLCLDLIPPTPGEMAWGQTDWKLNYTLCSIHAVDCAIDAETIWKNPVDQLTVQDQVLEDPQETLLRGLGLAAKVYDPIRASLTDAKPVRCLLNPIEAYELVRARVQQLQDMGVTVLLPPGLAPGAGEKRLGIKITAKVRSKRGERLGLKTALIYSLELAIGEQTVSPEEFEQLLDQRSPLVEVNGEWLALQPADVRAAQAILSVDSDTNLDLTVEDALRFSTGEAQLLAKLPVVSFTATGKLKELIAALVDNTAIASLPQPEQFNGTLRPYQIRGMSWLAFLEQWSLGACLADDMGLGKTLQLIAFVLHLKETEALNQPTLVVCPTSVLSNWEREIQKFAPTLSTWVHHGEKRQKGKPFVLTVQKKDLVLTSYSLVYRDVKTLEQVKWSGVVLDEAQNVKNAQAKQSQAVRHLKAGFRIALTGTPVENRLTELWSILDFLNPNFLGDQQFFQKRFATPIEKYGDRNSLQILRSLVRPFILRRLKTDKTIIQDLPEKQEMTVYCGLSAEQAQLYQTLVDTSLENIEAAKGIQRHGLILTLLTRLKQVCNHPSQYLGEKGLITGMRSGKLLRLHAMLEEVVAEGDRALIFTQFAEWGKLLQAYLSRHLDTEVLFLYGSTPRAQRQEMIDRFQSDTNGPQIFLLSLKAGGTGLNLTRANHVFHVDRWWNPAVENQATDRAFRIGQQRNVQVHKFVCTGTLEERINDIIESKKQLAEQTVDAGEQWLTTLDTDQLRTLLMLDSQAIMDAEEG, from the coding sequence ATGGCAATTTTACATGGGAGTTGGATTTGCAAGCCTTCGGAGAGTTATTTCTTTCTATGGGGGGAAACCTGGCGTTTGGCGGCTCCCACGCGGACAGAAGCTCCGGTGGAGGTGGCGACCCATCCGGCGGCAATGTCGGGCCCGAAATTACAGGATTATGTGCGATCGCGCTCCTTTTGGCCCGCTGAGTTAACAACGGATCTGCTGATCTGTCGGGAAATTTTTGCGCTGCCGAGTCGAGGCGATCGCCCCTCTGCCCGTCGCCGTTCGCGGTCGGACTCCTCCGAACTGTTGCCGGTGCTGTCGGGAGATGAGCAAGACATTAGCGATATTGGCAAGTTACCCCTGCATTGGTGGCAAGTGGAGGGTGTGAAGCTCCCCGCTGCTGAGGCGGCTATCTTCCTGCGCCATCTCCCCCTCAACTCGTTTCAGGTGCGGAAAGCCTCGTTGGGCGATGCTCTGCGGTTTTGGTCTCATCTGTACCGCTGGAGTTTGGATTTGTTGGCGCGGGGCAAGGTGTTGCCGGGGGTGTTGGATCAAACAGCGGGGTGGTATCCGTTGCTCGATAGTGCGGTGGATCAGGCTCGGTTGACGATGTTTGCGAAGGCGATGCCGGGTCTGTGTCGCGCCTATGCCACGGAACAAACCCTCTGGGCGAAGCCAAAACGCAAAGACCCCTGGATTGATGCCCAAACGGTGGTGCTGAATTTTTTAAGTTATGTGGTGGATGCCCAGATTCGGCCTTGGGTGTCGTTTGCGCCGTCGGGCCAGCGGGAGAGCTTGGCGCAACCCTGGCTGCACGCCTTGGCACAACCGGAACAGGCTAAGGTGGAAACGACTCCCGAAGCCCTGCGACGCTTGGATACGGTGCTGACCACCTGGCGATCGCCCGTGCAAGATGCGATCGCCACCCCCGCCACGGAAAAACTCAACCAAAATCAATTCCGCCTTTGCCTCGACCTCATCCCCCCCACCCCCGGCGAAATGGCCTGGGGACAGACGGATTGGAAACTGAACTACACCCTTTGCTCAATCCATGCTGTGGACTGTGCGATCGATGCCGAGACGATCTGGAAAAACCCCGTTGATCAGCTTACGGTGCAGGATCAAGTCCTCGAAGATCCCCAAGAAACCCTCTTGCGCGGCCTCGGACTAGCGGCCAAAGTCTACGACCCGATCCGCGCCAGCCTCACCGATGCCAAGCCGGTGCGCTGTTTGCTCAACCCGATTGAAGCCTACGAATTGGTACGGGCACGGGTGCAGCAACTCCAGGACATGGGGGTGACGGTGCTGCTGCCGCCGGGCCTCGCACCGGGGGCGGGGGAGAAACGCTTGGGAATCAAAATCACCGCCAAAGTGCGCAGCAAACGCGGCGAACGCTTGGGGTTAAAAACTGCGTTGATCTACAGTTTGGAATTGGCGATCGGGGAGCAAACTGTCTCCCCGGAAGAGTTTGAGCAATTGCTCGATCAGCGATCGCCCCTCGTGGAAGTGAACGGGGAATGGCTCGCCCTCCAACCGGCGGATGTGCGGGCGGCCCAAGCGATCCTGAGTGTTGATTCCGACACAAATTTAGACCTGACCGTGGAAGATGCCCTGCGGTTTAGTACCGGAGAAGCGCAACTGTTGGCGAAGTTGCCCGTGGTCAGTTTTACCGCCACTGGGAAGTTGAAGGAGTTGATCGCGGCGTTGGTGGACAATACCGCGATCGCATCTCTGCCCCAACCGGAACAATTCAACGGCACACTCCGCCCCTACCAAATTCGCGGCATGAGTTGGCTGGCGTTCCTGGAACAATGGAGCCTTGGGGCCTGTTTAGCCGACGATATGGGCTTGGGGAAAACCCTGCAATTGATTGCCTTTGTCCTCCATTTAAAAGAAACCGAAGCCCTCAATCAGCCCACCCTGGTGGTTTGTCCGACCTCGGTGTTGAGCAATTGGGAGCGGGAAATTCAAAAATTTGCCCCCACCCTCTCCACTTGGGTGCATCACGGCGAAAAACGCCAAAAAGGTAAACCCTTCGTCCTCACGGTGCAAAAGAAAGACTTGGTGCTGACCAGTTATTCCCTGGTGTATCGGGATGTGAAAACCCTGGAGCAGGTGAAATGGTCGGGGGTGGTGTTGGATGAGGCCCAAAATGTCAAAAATGCCCAGGCGAAGCAGTCCCAAGCGGTGCGCCACCTCAAGGCCGGGTTTCGCATTGCCTTAACCGGAACGCCGGTAGAAAATCGCCTCACGGAATTGTGGTCTATTCTCGATTTTCTCAATCCCAATTTCTTGGGCGATCAGCAGTTTTTCCAAAAACGGTTTGCCACGCCGATCGAGAAGTACGGCGATCGCAACTCCCTCCAAATCCTCCGCTCCCTGGTGCGGCCCTTCATCCTCCGCCGCCTCAAAACCGACAAAACCATCATCCAAGACCTGCCCGAAAAGCAGGAAATGACGGTCTATTGTGGTCTGTCCGCCGAACAGGCTCAACTCTATCAAACTCTTGTTGATACCTCGTTAGAAAATATCGAAGCGGCCAAAGGGATTCAGCGTCATGGCTTGATCTTGACGCTGTTAACGCGCCTCAAACAAGTGTGCAATCACCCCTCGCAATATTTGGGCGAAAAAGGGCTGATCACCGGGATGCGATCGGGGAAACTGTTGCGCCTCCATGCGATGTTAGAGGAAGTCGTTGCCGAGGGCGATCGCGCCTTGATCTTCACCCAATTCGCCGAATGGGGCAAACTCCTGCAAGCCTACCTCAGCCGCCATCTCGACACCGAAGTCCTCTTTCTCTACGGCTCCACCCCCCGCGCCCAACGCCAAGAAATGATCGATCGCTTCCAAAGCGACACCAACGGCCCGCAAATCTTCCTCCTCTCCCTCAAAGCCGGGGGGACGGGCTTAAACCTCACCCGCGCTAACCATGTCTTCCACGTTGACCGCTGGTGGAATCCCGCCGTGGAAAACCAAGCCACCGATCGCGCCTTCCGCATCGGTCAACAGCGCAACGTCCAAGTCCATAAATTCGTCTGCACCGGAACCCTCGAAGAGCGGATCAACGACATCATCGAAAGCAAAAAACAACTGGCGGAACAAACCGTCGATGCCGGTGAACAATGGCTCACCACCCTCGACACCGACCAACTTCGCACCCTCTTAATGCTCGACAGTCAGGCGATCATGGATGCGGAGGAGGGTTAA
- a CDS encoding polyribonucleotide nucleotidyltransferase: protein MQEFNKSISFDGRDIRLQTGLLAPQAGGSVLIQSGETAVLVTATRSTGREGIDFLPLLVDYEERLYAAGRIPGGFLRREGRPPEKVTLTSRLIDRPLRPLFPQWLRDDIQIVATTLSMDEQVPPDILAVTGASVAVILAQIPFCGPMAAVRVGLVGDDFIINPTFKEIAEGDLDLVVAGTPDGVVMVEAGANQLPEQDIIEAIEFGYEAVQDLIAAQRELMADLGLELVQAEAPVTDPALADFVAKQATKGIEGVLRQFDLDKPARDEALDAIKAAEVVEKIATLAEDDPVRVAAEADGKAVGKVFKALTKTLMRQQIVKDGVRVDGRKLDEVRPISCQVGVLPARVHGSGLFQRGLTQVLSLATLGTPNDAQDMDDLHPDTEKYYLHHYNFPPYSVGETRPMRSPGRREVGHGALAERAILPVLPSRDDFPYVLRVVSEVLSSNGSTSMGSVCGSTLALMDAGVPITKPVSGTAMGLIKEGDEVRVLTDIQGIEDFLGDMDFKVAGTENGITALQMDMKITGLSMDVIKQAVEQAQAGRLHILEKMLAVIDTPRAELSPYAPRLLSIKIDPDLIGLVIGPGGKMIKGITEQSGAKIDIADDGNVTIYCNDPEGAAMAKRIIEGMTRKLHEGEVYFGKVTRIIQIGAFVEILPGKEGMIHISQLADYRVGKVEDEVAVGDEVVVKVREIDSRGRINLTRLGIHPDEAAEARAAAG, encoded by the coding sequence ATGCAAGAATTTAACAAGTCGATATCCTTCGATGGACGGGATATTCGGCTCCAGACTGGACTACTTGCTCCGCAGGCTGGTGGCTCAGTACTGATTCAATCTGGAGAAACCGCAGTTTTAGTCACCGCAACACGTTCTACCGGTCGGGAAGGTATTGACTTTCTCCCCCTCTTGGTTGATTACGAAGAAAGACTCTATGCTGCGGGTCGGATTCCAGGGGGATTTCTGCGCCGAGAAGGCAGACCGCCCGAAAAAGTAACCTTGACGAGCCGTTTAATTGACCGTCCGCTGCGTCCCCTATTTCCCCAGTGGCTCCGAGATGATATTCAAATCGTCGCCACCACCCTCTCAATGGATGAGCAAGTTCCGCCGGATATTTTGGCGGTGACGGGTGCATCCGTTGCTGTCATCTTGGCACAAATCCCGTTTTGTGGCCCAATGGCAGCCGTGCGAGTCGGGCTTGTAGGGGATGATTTTATCATTAACCCGACATTTAAAGAAATTGCCGAAGGCGATCTCGATTTAGTTGTGGCCGGAACCCCGGACGGCGTTGTCATGGTGGAAGCCGGAGCCAACCAACTCCCCGAACAAGACATCATCGAAGCGATCGAATTTGGCTATGAAGCCGTGCAAGATCTGATCGCGGCCCAACGGGAATTAATGGCGGATTTAGGGTTGGAATTAGTCCAAGCCGAAGCCCCGGTCACCGATCCTGCCCTGGCTGACTTTGTCGCAAAACAGGCGACGAAAGGGATTGAAGGCGTGTTGCGTCAGTTTGACCTCGACAAACCTGCCCGCGATGAAGCCCTTGACGCGATTAAAGCCGCCGAAGTGGTGGAAAAAATTGCCACCTTGGCCGAGGATGACCCGGTGCGCGTGGCGGCTGAAGCCGATGGGAAAGCGGTGGGCAAAGTGTTTAAAGCCCTCACCAAAACCTTAATGCGGCAGCAGATTGTCAAAGATGGCGTGCGGGTCGATGGCCGCAAACTCGATGAAGTGCGGCCGATCAGTTGCCAAGTGGGCGTGTTGCCCGCACGGGTGCATGGGTCGGGTCTGTTCCAACGGGGGTTGACGCAGGTGTTGTCCCTGGCAACCTTGGGGACACCCAACGATGCCCAAGATATGGATGATCTCCATCCGGATACCGAGAAATATTATCTGCACCATTACAACTTCCCCCCCTATTCTGTGGGTGAGACGCGGCCGATGCGATCGCCCGGTCGCCGGGAAGTGGGTCATGGGGCGCTGGCGGAGCGGGCGATTTTGCCGGTCTTGCCCTCCCGCGATGATTTCCCCTATGTGCTTCGGGTCGTCTCGGAGGTGCTGTCCTCCAACGGGTCTACCTCCATGGGTTCCGTCTGTGGCTCGACGCTCGCCCTGATGGATGCCGGTGTGCCGATCACCAAACCCGTGAGCGGGACAGCGATGGGGTTGATCAAAGAAGGGGATGAAGTGCGCGTCCTGACGGATATTCAAGGCATTGAAGATTTCCTAGGGGACATGGACTTCAAAGTAGCCGGGACGGAGAACGGCATCACCGCCCTGCAAATGGACATGAAAATCACCGGTCTGTCCATGGATGTGATTAAACAAGCCGTGGAACAGGCCCAAGCCGGACGGCTCCATATCCTCGAAAAAATGCTGGCGGTGATTGATACCCCCCGTGCCGAACTCTCCCCCTACGCGCCGCGCCTCCTGTCGATCAAGATTGATCCTGACCTGATCGGGTTGGTGATTGGGCCAGGGGGCAAGATGATCAAGGGCATCACGGAACAAAGTGGAGCCAAGATTGATATTGCCGATGATGGCAATGTCACGATCTACTGTAATGATCCCGAAGGCGCAGCGATGGCCAAGCGGATTATTGAAGGGATGACTCGCAAGCTCCACGAAGGCGAAGTCTATTTCGGCAAAGTGACCCGGATCATCCAAATCGGGGCGTTTGTGGAAATCTTGCCGGGGAAAGAGGGAATGATTCACATTTCTCAACTGGCGGACTATCGCGTCGGCAAAGTCGAAGATGAAGTGGCCGTGGGCGATGAAGTGGTGGTGAAGGTGCGCGAAATTGATTCGCGGGGCCGGATCAACCTGACGCGTCTGGGGATTCATCCCGATGAAGCGGCTGAAGCACGGGCAGCGGCGGGCTAA
- a CDS encoding DUF3120 domain-containing protein codes for MDAPHTTPVKQSRWQAFGWACFLVSVPVFVQAPLVRWFPVLSLLLTGGLWVLAWWLSARYPQQWWGDLVQGFSWSWLAGSLYWGWWRSEPLMHLPIEAIALPIAIWGIRHGWGKIGHSFYLGSLVGTAITDGYFYLTDLIPYWRQAIDAPPESISIILREAVAKMETPWGLGCALLLIGLLLALGCVPLKRPSLAAWVFSGAVLSTLVVDGLFWASVYFVL; via the coding sequence TTGGATGCGCCTCACACCACCCCCGTCAAACAAAGCCGCTGGCAAGCCTTTGGCTGGGCCTGTTTCCTCGTTTCAGTGCCTGTGTTTGTCCAAGCGCCTTTAGTCCGTTGGTTTCCGGTGCTCAGCTTGTTGTTAACGGGAGGGCTGTGGGTGTTGGCCTGGTGGCTGTCCGCTCGGTATCCGCAACAGTGGTGGGGCGACCTCGTACAGGGGTTTAGTTGGAGTTGGCTGGCGGGATCGCTGTATTGGGGGTGGTGGCGCAGTGAACCGTTGATGCATCTACCCATTGAAGCGATCGCGCTCCCGATTGCGATCTGGGGCATCCGTCACGGTTGGGGCAAGATTGGCCATAGCTTCTACCTCGGTTCCCTCGTCGGCACCGCGATCACCGATGGCTACTTCTACCTCACGGACTTGATCCCCTATTGGCGGCAGGCCATCGATGCCCCCCCGGAAAGCATTTCGATCATCCTGCGCGAAGCCGTGGCCAAGATGGAAACCCCCTGGGGGCTGGGCTGCGCTCTGCTGTTGATTGGTTTACTGCTGGCGTTGGGCTGTGTGCCCTTGAAACGCCCTTCCCTCGCCGCCTGGGTGTTTAGTGGTGCAGTCTTGAGTACCCTCGTGGTGGATGGCTTGTTTTGGGCTTCGGTGTATTTTGTCCTCTAG
- a CDS encoding DNA cytosine methyltransferase gives MSERKQPIAVDLFAGVGGLALGFEQAGFAVLAAVELDPIHCAVHQFNFPQTALFCQSVSAVTGAQLRANSRLGHQDIDVVFGGPPCQGFSIIGKRQQHDPRNQLVRQFGRVVGELRPKYFVMENVAGLAFQRSQSLLGQIVADFNAQGYHVVTPYQTLNAADFGVPQHRQRLFLLGYRHDCPPLAYPTPTTRPATRSDGAIALPPGPTVADAIADLPEVNQYETLWKQDAVAADFGSPSPYAAQLRGFTPDPDNYAAPRIYHPHTLTASIRTRHTPTTIARFAATPPGRLDPVSRFLRLHPDGICNTLRAGTPSSRGSFTSPRPIHYRTPRCITVREAARLHSYPDWFRFHVTKWHGFRQIGNSVPPLLARAVATSVRQALGVEGQRPEAIAVSEHCEWLQLKMLQAATYYGVDSHAIAPRWPSTPRKTITPIIHNPF, from the coding sequence GTGAGCGAGCGAAAACAACCCATTGCGGTGGACTTATTTGCGGGGGTCGGCGGTTTGGCCTTGGGGTTTGAACAGGCTGGTTTTGCGGTATTGGCGGCGGTAGAACTAGACCCGATCCATTGCGCGGTGCATCAATTTAACTTTCCCCAGACTGCCCTGTTTTGCCAGAGTGTGAGCGCAGTAACGGGGGCGCAACTGCGGGCCAACTCACGCCTGGGGCATCAGGATATTGATGTGGTGTTTGGGGGGCCGCCCTGTCAGGGGTTTTCGATTATTGGCAAGCGGCAACAGCATGATCCGCGTAATCAGTTGGTGCGGCAGTTTGGCCGGGTGGTGGGGGAGTTACGGCCTAAGTATTTTGTGATGGAGAATGTGGCGGGGTTGGCGTTTCAGCGATCGCAATCCCTCCTGGGGCAAATTGTGGCGGACTTTAACGCCCAGGGCTATCACGTCGTCACCCCGTACCAAACCCTGAACGCGGCGGATTTTGGTGTGCCCCAACATCGTCAACGTCTGTTTCTCTTGGGCTATCGGCACGACTGCCCGCCCCTGGCCTATCCCACCCCCACGACCCGCCCGGCAACCCGGAGCGACGGAGCGATCGCCTTACCCCCAGGGCCAACGGTGGCCGATGCGATCGCCGATCTGCCCGAAGTGAACCAATATGAAACCCTCTGGAAGCAGGATGCTGTCGCGGCGGACTTTGGTTCCCCTAGCCCCTACGCAGCCCAACTCCGAGGCTTCACCCCTGACCCCGATAACTACGCCGCGCCCCGGATTTATCATCCCCACACCCTCACCGCCAGCATCCGCACCCGCCACACCCCCACCACCATCGCTCGCTTCGCCGCCACCCCCCCCGGTCGCCTTGACCCGGTTAGCCGCTTTCTCCGCCTCCATCCCGACGGCATTTGTAACACCCTCCGCGCTGGCACGCCCAGCAGTCGCGGTTCTTTTACCTCACCCCGCCCGATCCATTACCGCACCCCCCGCTGTATCACCGTCCGCGAAGCCGCCCGCCTCCATTCCTACCCGGATTGGTTCCGTTTCCATGTCACCAAGTGGCACGGGTTCCGCCAGATTGGCAATTCAGTGCCGCCCCTGTTGGCGCGGGCGGTGGCGACATCGGTGCGGCAGGCCTTGGGGGTGGAGGGCCAACGGCCAGAGGCGATCGCTGTTTCGGAGCACTGCGAGTGGCTCCAGTTGAAGATGCTCCAAGCGGCGACCTATTACGGTGTAGATAGCCACGCGATCGCGCCCCGTTGGCCCTCCACCCCCCGCAAAACCATCACCCCAATCATTCATAACCCGTTTTAA
- a CDS encoding DnaJ domain-containing protein, producing MSDLYYHILGLQPGATAAEIKQAYRTLAKQWHPDRFLDQPEQQKRAAARFQEIHTAYEFLKDATPDPAPPSPTPTPMPQVAVKPANASFYYQLALTAIHQGSDRDAVEHLTHAIHLDPHYQAAYQCRAFLHEKLGFARRAEADFRKAAELKVAAAYAQSEPIPAPDPSPPTPDPSPPAPDPSPPLIQSPHPITALALDPTGQRLLLAQGPGEVSLWDGATGALGDRFTPESRPVQQVLWHPHAEQWVTVSQAQGAKLWGRSADAGPLTLRWHQDGVLSAAFSPDGQSLIVGRTDRTVQLWQLSPRRCRTISGYRAAVAAIATSPTSTLFATGGLEPQIRIRDYHTGKLRRSLRSNGGVLCLVYSPTGQYLAAGGYNAIAQLWNLAESAQPRQLIAHQSRITAIAFSPDHLHIATGGWDRTIYLWTLTTGDAIATFTGHSDVISGLAFHPNGSTLYSSSWDGTVRTWSL from the coding sequence ATGAGTGATCTGTACTATCACATTTTGGGGCTACAACCGGGGGCGACAGCGGCTGAAATTAAACAGGCCTATCGCACCTTGGCGAAGCAATGGCATCCCGATCGCTTTTTAGACCAGCCCGAACAGCAAAAACGGGCGGCGGCTCGCTTCCAAGAAATTCACACCGCCTATGAATTCCTCAAGGATGCGACCCCAGACCCCGCCCCGCCTTCCCCAACGCCGACCCCAATGCCGCAGGTGGCGGTCAAACCCGCCAACGCTAGTTTTTACTATCAACTGGCGCTCACGGCAATTCATCAGGGGAGCGATCGCGATGCCGTCGAACACCTCACCCATGCGATTCACCTCGATCCCCATTACCAAGCGGCCTATCAATGCCGTGCCTTTCTCCATGAAAAACTCGGCTTTGCCCGACGAGCGGAGGCGGATTTTCGCAAGGCGGCGGAATTAAAAGTGGCGGCGGCCTATGCCCAATCGGAGCCGATCCCCGCGCCCGACCCATCACCCCCCACGCCCGACCCATCACCCCCCGCGCCCGACCCATCGCCCCCGTTGATCCAAAGCCCCCACCCGATTACCGCCCTCGCCCTCGATCCGACGGGGCAACGGTTGCTTCTCGCCCAAGGGCCGGGGGAGGTGTCCCTGTGGGATGGGGCGACGGGGGCCTTGGGCGATCGCTTCACGCCCGAATCACGCCCAGTGCAGCAGGTGTTGTGGCATCCCCACGCGGAACAGTGGGTGACGGTGAGCCAAGCACAGGGGGCTAAATTGTGGGGGCGATCCGCCGATGCCGGGCCGCTAACCTTGCGCTGGCATCAGGATGGGGTGCTGAGTGCGGCCTTTAGTCCGGATGGCCAGTCATTGATTGTGGGACGAACCGATCGCACGGTGCAACTGTGGCAGCTTTCGCCCCGTCGCTGTCGAACAATTAGCGGCTATCGGGCGGCGGTGGCGGCGATCGCCACCTCTCCCACCTCGACCCTCTTCGCCACGGGTGGCCTAGAACCCCAGATCCGGATTCGGGACTATCACACGGGCAAGCTGCGGCGATCGCTGCGCAGTAATGGCGGGGTGCTCTGTTTGGTCTATAGTCCCACGGGGCAATACCTAGCGGCGGGGGGCTACAATGCGATCGCGCAACTCTGGAATCTCGCCGAATCAGCACAACCCCGCCAATTAATCGCCCATCAATCCCGGATTACGGCGATCGCCTTTAGTCCCGACCATCTGCACATTGCGACAGGGGGCTGGGATCGCACGATTTACCTCTGGACTCTCACCACGGGAGATGCGATCGCCACTTTCACCGGCCACAGTGACGTTATTTCCGGCCTCGCCTTCCACCCCAACGGCTCCACCCTCTATAGCAGCAGTTGGGACGGCACGGTGCGAACCTGGTCTCTCTAG
- a CDS encoding TIGR03792 family protein, with protein MAKYKNSITPILSLQITMINEWLRFRVKPELRDQFIRTDREVWDSAIAAYPGYLGKEVWLGEPPDEVVVVVHWQSEALWKSVPKDVVDATEAKFSDQFGADNYELLEFHGYTVRSLPHNR; from the coding sequence ATGGCAAAATACAAAAACTCAATCACCCCTATCCTGTCACTCCAAATCACGATGATCAACGAATGGCTCCGTTTTCGCGTAAAACCGGAACTCCGTGACCAATTTATCCGCACCGATCGAGAGGTGTGGGACAGTGCGATCGCCGCCTATCCCGGCTACCTCGGCAAAGAAGTGTGGCTCGGAGAGCCGCCCGATGAAGTGGTGGTGGTGGTGCATTGGCAAAGTGAAGCATTGTGGAAATCGGTGCCTAAAGACGTTGTCGATGCCACTGAAGCGAAATTTTCCGACCAATTCGGCGCAGATAACTACGAACTCCTCGAATTCCACGGCTACACGGTGCGCAGCCTCCCCCATAACCGCTAG